A single region of the Arthrobacter sp. V1I7 genome encodes:
- the dxr gene encoding 1-deoxy-D-xylulose-5-phosphate reductoisomerase, translated as MQPRKIVLLGSTGSIGTQAIDVVDGAPHLFDVVALSAGGGNPELLARQAVHTRAQAVGVASGDAAALQELIDDAARAAGVHGYRPEIITGPDASTRIAETDADVVLNGITGSIGLAPTLAALKSGATLALANKESLIVGGSLVKAAAREGQIVPVDSEHSAIAQCLRSGTAAEVDRLILTASGGPFRGKTREELHDVSPQDALAHPTWDMGLMVTTNSASLVNKGLEVIEAHLLFDIPLDRIDVVVHPQSVVHSMVQFIDGSTIAQASPPDMRLPIALGLGWPDRVAGATRACDWSRATSWTFEPLDTAAFPAVGLAKDAARRGGTYPAVFNASNEEAVMAFHAGRIRFTDIVDTIGAVLSEHTGSSGLTVDSVLDAEGWARARTHERLAVRSV; from the coding sequence ATGCAGCCGCGCAAGATCGTCCTCCTCGGGTCCACCGGTTCCATCGGCACACAGGCGATTGACGTCGTCGACGGCGCCCCGCACCTGTTCGACGTCGTGGCCCTCAGCGCCGGCGGCGGCAACCCCGAGCTCCTCGCCCGGCAGGCGGTGCACACCCGCGCCCAGGCGGTCGGCGTCGCCAGCGGCGATGCGGCCGCGCTCCAGGAACTGATTGACGACGCCGCGCGCGCGGCCGGAGTGCACGGCTACCGTCCGGAGATCATCACCGGCCCCGACGCCTCGACCCGGATCGCGGAGACCGATGCCGACGTCGTGCTGAACGGCATCACCGGCTCGATCGGCTTGGCCCCTACCCTTGCCGCGCTCAAATCCGGCGCAACCCTGGCGCTGGCCAACAAGGAATCGCTGATCGTCGGCGGCTCCCTCGTCAAGGCCGCCGCCCGCGAAGGGCAGATTGTCCCGGTGGATTCCGAACATTCGGCGATCGCCCAGTGCCTGCGCTCGGGCACCGCCGCCGAAGTGGACCGGCTGATCCTCACGGCCTCCGGCGGACCCTTCCGCGGCAAGACCCGCGAGGAGCTCCACGATGTCTCCCCGCAGGACGCCCTCGCCCACCCCACCTGGGACATGGGCCTGATGGTCACGACCAACTCCGCCAGCCTGGTCAACAAGGGCCTCGAAGTGATCGAGGCGCACCTGCTCTTCGACATCCCGCTGGACCGGATCGACGTCGTGGTCCACCCGCAGTCCGTGGTGCACTCCATGGTCCAGTTCATCGACGGCTCCACCATCGCCCAGGCCTCCCCGCCGGACATGCGCCTGCCCATCGCGCTGGGCCTGGGCTGGCCGGACCGCGTCGCCGGAGCCACCCGGGCCTGCGACTGGAGCCGGGCCACCAGCTGGACCTTCGAACCGCTGGACACGGCGGCCTTCCCCGCCGTCGGGCTGGCCAAGGACGCCGCCAGGCGGGGGGGCACCTACCCCGCAGTGTTCAACGCCTCCAACGAGGAGGCCGTGATGGCGTTCCATGCGGGCAGGATCCGCTTCACCGACATTGTCGATACCATCGGAGCCGTACTCAGCGAACACACAGGTTCCTCCGGGCTGACGGTGGACTCCGTGCTGGATGCTGAAGGATGGGCACGCGCCCGCACCCACGAACGTTTAGCCGTCAGAAGCGTCTAG
- a CDS encoding thiamine pyrophosphate-dependent enzyme, giving the protein MTTESAAIMTATDTQPFEGDTINQGPVQPVPSTIPANLNGGGTLKSAGHVIVDSLVAHGVERTFVVPGESFLDVLDGLHGSDIETVVCRHEGGAAYMAEADGKMNQRPGVAMVTRGPGAANAHVGLHTAWQDSTPMLLFVGLIPFAHRDREAFQEFDIKAWFDTGAKRVMVLDHAERASEIVAEAMFAAMSGRPGPVVVGLPEDIIRQLVDPALHPTVPVATGGMSTTDAAALAAALAKSSKPLFVTGGNDWTQDAADQLTGWLEKHHIPAAAEWRTQGTVPFDSPSYVGPIGYGRPRPTYDLFEETDLLVFVGTVPGDVITDGFVCRQDWNKTNFLVTIDPSLRGRSGPVSRQIVAKPDAFVRDLLEVDLPVKEEWKAWTARMRAEQTSFASLPPATPGDGPAKMDTLMANLVPRLPEDAMVTFGAGEHTNWAHRYFPTRRYASMISARNGSMGYSVPSAIAASLASPQRRVVTIAGDGEFLMNGQELATAAQYGATPLIIVMDNQEYGTIRTHQERHYPSRVSGTQLKNPDFGLMAQAFGGFGITVTRDQDVPAALDAAFQTIDQDGVFALIHLIVEQRVKAY; this is encoded by the coding sequence ATGACAACGGAGTCCGCAGCAATCATGACCGCAACCGACACGCAGCCGTTCGAAGGCGACACTATCAACCAAGGCCCCGTACAGCCCGTCCCATCGACTATCCCGGCGAACCTGAATGGCGGCGGTACCCTGAAATCCGCCGGGCACGTAATTGTTGACTCCCTCGTGGCCCACGGCGTCGAACGCACCTTCGTTGTTCCCGGCGAGAGCTTCCTGGACGTCCTCGACGGGCTGCACGGTTCCGACATCGAGACCGTGGTCTGCCGCCATGAGGGCGGCGCCGCCTACATGGCCGAAGCGGACGGCAAGATGAACCAGCGTCCGGGCGTGGCCATGGTCACCCGCGGGCCTGGCGCGGCAAACGCCCACGTTGGCCTGCACACGGCCTGGCAGGACTCCACCCCGATGCTGCTCTTCGTCGGGCTGATCCCGTTTGCGCACCGGGACCGGGAAGCGTTCCAGGAATTTGATATCAAGGCTTGGTTCGACACAGGAGCCAAGCGCGTCATGGTCCTCGATCACGCCGAGCGGGCGTCCGAGATCGTTGCCGAAGCCATGTTCGCGGCAATGAGCGGTCGGCCCGGCCCGGTTGTGGTGGGCTTGCCGGAAGACATCATCCGCCAACTGGTGGATCCTGCCCTGCACCCCACCGTCCCGGTGGCCACGGGCGGCATGAGCACCACCGATGCCGCAGCACTGGCCGCCGCCCTTGCAAAGTCCTCGAAGCCCCTTTTTGTCACGGGCGGCAACGACTGGACCCAGGACGCGGCCGATCAGCTCACCGGATGGCTCGAAAAGCACCATATCCCGGCCGCCGCGGAATGGCGCACGCAGGGAACAGTACCCTTCGACTCCCCGTCCTATGTGGGCCCGATCGGCTACGGCCGCCCCCGCCCCACGTACGACCTGTTCGAGGAAACCGACCTGCTCGTTTTCGTCGGGACGGTCCCGGGCGATGTGATCACGGACGGTTTTGTCTGCAGGCAGGACTGGAACAAGACGAACTTCCTGGTCACCATAGATCCCTCTTTGCGCGGCCGCTCCGGCCCGGTCTCACGGCAGATTGTGGCAAAACCGGACGCCTTCGTCCGGGACCTGCTTGAAGTCGACCTGCCCGTGAAAGAGGAGTGGAAAGCGTGGACGGCCAGGATGCGCGCCGAGCAGACGTCCTTCGCAAGCCTGCCTCCGGCCACACCCGGCGACGGGCCGGCAAAGATGGACACCCTCATGGCGAACCTGGTCCCGCGGCTGCCCGAGGACGCCATGGTGACATTCGGGGCGGGCGAGCACACCAACTGGGCGCACCGGTACTTCCCCACCCGGCGCTACGCCTCCATGATCAGTGCCAGGAACGGCTCAATGGGCTACTCGGTTCCGTCGGCCATCGCCGCCTCACTGGCCAGTCCGCAGCGGCGGGTGGTCACCATCGCCGGTGATGGGGAGTTCCTCATGAACGGCCAGGAGCTGGCCACCGCCGCACAGTACGGGGCCACGCCGCTCATCATCGTGATGGACAACCAGGAATACGGCACCATCCGGACCCACCAGGAACGGCACTACCCGTCCCGGGTTTCGGGCACGCAGCTGAAAAACCCCGACTTCGGCCTCATGGCCCAGGCCTTCGGCGGTTTCGGCATCACGGTCACCCGCGACCAGGACGTGCCGGCGGCCCTCGACGCCGCGTTCCAGACCATCGACCAGGACGGGGTGTTTGCCCTGATCCACCTCATCGTGGAACAGCGCGTAAAAGCCTACTGA
- a CDS encoding amino acid permease, producing the protein MPSNPNDAVGLYEADGGHAHAPDALIHAEDAGYHKGLKARQIQMIAIGGAIGTGLFLGAGGRLNAAGPSLVIAYAVCGFFAFLILRALGELVLHRPSSGSFVSYAREFFGEKAAFISGWFYWINWATTTIVDITAAALYMNFFGKYVPWMGAVPQWAWALIALVVVLCLNLVSVKVFGELEFWFALIKVAALGAFLIIGTYFVIFGTPVDGQDVGLSLLSDNGGIFPNGLLPMIILMQGVLFAYASIELVGTAAGETENPEKIMPKAINSVVFRIAVFYVGSVILLALLLPYTSYEKGVSPFVTFFGSLGIQGVDVIMNLVVLTAALSSLNAGLYSTGRILRSMSMAGSAPKFAQRMNRAGVPYGGIALTAVVSLLGVPLNYLVPAQAFEIVLNVASVGIVVTWATIVVCQIQLKRWADRGWVERPSFRMFGAPYTGYLSLLFLLGVLIMVFIDSPLTLLVTLVASALMVAGWYACRKRVHEIAETRKGYTGAAPVVANRTPIR; encoded by the coding sequence ATGCCCAGCAACCCCAATGACGCGGTTGGTTTGTACGAGGCCGACGGCGGCCACGCCCATGCCCCGGATGCCCTGATCCATGCCGAAGACGCCGGCTACCACAAGGGCCTCAAGGCGCGCCAGATCCAGATGATCGCCATCGGCGGCGCGATCGGCACCGGCCTGTTCCTCGGCGCGGGCGGACGGCTCAACGCCGCCGGCCCGTCGCTGGTCATCGCCTACGCGGTCTGCGGATTCTTCGCCTTCCTGATCCTGCGTGCGCTGGGCGAACTGGTGCTGCACCGCCCGTCGTCGGGCTCGTTCGTGTCCTACGCCCGTGAGTTCTTCGGTGAGAAGGCAGCCTTCATCTCGGGCTGGTTCTACTGGATCAACTGGGCCACCACCACCATCGTGGACATCACCGCCGCCGCGCTGTACATGAACTTCTTCGGCAAGTACGTCCCCTGGATGGGGGCGGTGCCGCAGTGGGCCTGGGCACTGATCGCGCTGGTGGTGGTTCTTTGCCTCAACCTCGTCTCGGTCAAGGTCTTCGGCGAACTCGAGTTCTGGTTCGCCCTGATCAAGGTGGCGGCGCTGGGGGCGTTCCTCATCATCGGCACGTACTTTGTCATCTTCGGCACGCCGGTGGACGGCCAGGATGTCGGGCTGAGCCTGCTCTCCGACAACGGCGGCATCTTCCCCAACGGCCTGCTTCCGATGATCATCCTGATGCAGGGTGTGCTGTTCGCCTACGCTTCGATTGAGCTGGTGGGCACGGCCGCGGGTGAGACCGAGAACCCGGAAAAGATCATGCCCAAGGCCATCAACTCGGTGGTGTTCCGCATCGCCGTGTTCTACGTGGGCTCCGTCATCCTGCTGGCGCTGCTGCTGCCGTACACGTCCTACGAGAAGGGTGTGAGTCCCTTCGTGACGTTCTTCGGCTCGCTGGGGATCCAGGGCGTGGACGTCATCATGAACCTGGTGGTCCTCACCGCCGCCCTGTCTTCGCTCAACGCGGGCCTCTACTCCACGGGCCGCATCCTCCGCTCCATGTCCATGGCCGGCTCGGCGCCGAAGTTCGCCCAGCGCATGAACAGGGCAGGCGTCCCTTACGGCGGCATCGCCCTCACGGCAGTGGTCTCGCTGCTGGGTGTGCCGCTGAACTATCTGGTGCCCGCGCAGGCCTTCGAGATCGTGCTGAACGTGGCCTCGGTGGGAATCGTCGTCACGTGGGCCACCATCGTGGTGTGCCAGATCCAGCTCAAGCGCTGGGCGGACAGGGGCTGGGTGGAACGCCCCTCCTTCCGGATGTTCGGTGCGCCCTACACCGGCTATCTGTCGCTTCTGTTCCTGCTCGGCGTGCTGATCATGGTCTTCATCGATTCGCCGCTCACGCTGCTGGTGACCCTCGTGGCCTCTGCCCTGATGGTGGCCGGCTGGTATGCCTGCCGGAAGCGGGTCCACGAGATCGCCGAGACCCGGAAGGGCTATACGGGCGCCGCCCCCGTGGTGGCCAACCGGACTCCAATCCGCTAA
- a CDS encoding glutaminase has protein sequence MMTALDSPPLGLVLDEIVRSHRPRSEAGSVPASIPHLSSPPFDRFGIAVATTSGDVFSSGDADLPFSIQSISKVFTLAMALSADDPDALWSRVLREPSGTSFNSLVQLEVEHGIPRNPFINSGALVVTDHLMERFPDAAGQVLRFLAGQVGHQNGRQSPFIDEVAAKSELANSSRNLALAHFLKDFGNLRRPAQAVVENYVRQCSIMMSCVEMAQAGLFLAQDGRGARGTVVSRSEAKRIGSIMLTCGMYDAAGEFAYRVGLPGKSGVGGGILAIVPGECAICVWSPRLDSKGNSLAGTAALADLSDRTGWSVF, from the coding sequence ATGATGACAGCACTCGATTCGCCGCCCCTTGGCCTGGTCCTGGATGAAATTGTCCGCAGCCACCGGCCCCGGAGTGAAGCAGGGTCGGTTCCCGCCAGCATCCCCCACCTGTCATCGCCGCCGTTCGACCGTTTCGGAATTGCGGTGGCCACCACGTCCGGGGACGTGTTCAGCTCCGGTGACGCCGATCTTCCCTTCTCCATCCAGAGCATCTCGAAGGTCTTCACCCTGGCCATGGCGCTCAGCGCCGATGACCCCGATGCGCTCTGGTCCCGGGTGCTCCGCGAACCGTCAGGAACGTCCTTCAACTCCCTGGTGCAGCTTGAAGTGGAGCACGGCATCCCGCGGAACCCGTTCATCAACTCGGGCGCCCTGGTGGTCACGGACCATCTGATGGAAAGATTTCCCGACGCCGCCGGCCAGGTCCTGCGCTTCCTCGCCGGTCAGGTGGGTCACCAGAATGGAAGACAGAGTCCGTTCATCGACGAGGTGGCCGCAAAGAGTGAGCTCGCCAACAGCAGCCGCAACCTGGCCCTCGCCCACTTCCTGAAGGACTTCGGCAACCTGCGGCGGCCCGCCCAGGCAGTGGTTGAAAACTACGTCAGGCAGTGCTCCATCATGATGAGCTGCGTGGAAATGGCCCAGGCCGGGCTCTTCCTCGCGCAGGACGGGCGGGGAGCGCGGGGAACCGTGGTCTCCCGGAGCGAGGCCAAACGCATCGGCTCCATCATGCTGACCTGCGGCATGTATGACGCGGCCGGCGAGTTCGCCTACCGCGTGGGGCTTCCCGGGAAGAGCGGCGTGGGCGGCGGCATCCTGGCCATCGTCCCCGGCGAGTGCGCCATCTGTGTCTGGAGCCCCCGGCTGGATTCCAAAGGCAATTCCCTGGCCGGGACAGCGGCCCTCGCTGATCTGTCCGACCGCACCGGGTGGTCAGTCTTCTGA
- a CDS encoding CdaR family transcriptional regulator, translating to MAAATVDDILSDLPLGFASLMLRPSRADSPIERFLIVDADDETSDGGAAFVLLIGVRGRSALPALRRLLKNPPLVLAVKGSPGELGEAEELLRAAGTGLLLVDPAADWDRLLSIAKDRIQPRSYQSEVLTLLEEDLFAIAQTTARLTSSHVVIEDAANKVLAYSTVTNDIDELRKASILARRGPRKYELLLKDLGAYRELHRTRLPVRVPARPQDGLRERVAITLFAGDRIMGYIWLQETGDGFGADVDYVLNGSAARASAELIRYRNQQSVHMREDRIVRILSGAAEAAASAHSEKIPADRPTALILIGMSAAEAQEDDAALKHGELANLASIHAAAYKSSAIVGQFNGDTAVIIPALQSSNAEAGLRSLAEAVVRDAGKHLGITPFAAVGPIAPDLLSIHSVTAKTEALLGCMRRSGTASVATVDDFETDILFHEAVENFTASDFRHRSLWALLRDDGELAETLRAYFEVSLDVAECAQRMKLHKNTVYYRISKVSRVTGLNFSDPRHSLVALLHIQEWAGTHKEHLGKK from the coding sequence ATGGCCGCAGCTACAGTGGACGACATCCTGTCGGATCTCCCTCTGGGTTTCGCCAGCCTCATGCTCCGGCCGTCCCGCGCTGATTCTCCGATCGAACGATTTCTGATCGTTGACGCCGACGACGAGACTTCCGACGGCGGGGCGGCGTTCGTCCTGCTGATCGGCGTTCGCGGACGCTCCGCCTTGCCGGCGCTGCGGCGCCTTCTGAAGAATCCTCCCCTGGTGCTGGCCGTCAAAGGCAGTCCCGGGGAACTCGGGGAAGCCGAAGAGCTGCTCCGGGCCGCCGGAACGGGCCTCCTTCTGGTGGACCCGGCCGCGGACTGGGACCGGCTCCTCTCAATTGCCAAGGACCGCATCCAGCCACGCAGCTACCAGAGCGAAGTGCTCACGCTGCTGGAAGAGGACCTGTTCGCCATTGCGCAGACGACCGCCCGCCTGACGTCGAGCCACGTGGTCATCGAGGACGCCGCCAACAAGGTATTGGCGTACTCCACGGTGACGAATGACATCGACGAACTGCGGAAGGCGTCGATTCTGGCCCGGCGCGGTCCGCGCAAATACGAACTCCTCCTCAAGGACCTGGGTGCCTACCGTGAACTGCACCGGACCCGCCTGCCTGTCCGGGTTCCGGCCCGGCCCCAGGACGGGCTGCGGGAGCGCGTCGCCATCACCCTGTTCGCAGGCGACCGGATCATGGGGTACATCTGGCTGCAGGAAACCGGGGACGGCTTCGGCGCCGACGTTGACTATGTGCTGAACGGATCAGCCGCTCGGGCGTCGGCCGAGTTGATCCGCTACCGCAACCAGCAGTCGGTGCACATGCGCGAGGACCGGATTGTCCGGATCCTCTCCGGCGCGGCAGAAGCCGCGGCGAGCGCCCACAGCGAGAAAATCCCCGCGGACCGCCCAACAGCCCTTATCCTGATAGGAATGTCGGCCGCTGAAGCGCAGGAAGACGATGCAGCCCTCAAACATGGGGAACTCGCCAACCTCGCATCCATCCATGCGGCAGCCTACAAATCGTCAGCCATCGTAGGACAGTTCAACGGCGACACCGCCGTGATCATCCCGGCACTCCAGTCCTCCAATGCCGAAGCCGGGCTTCGGAGCCTTGCCGAGGCCGTCGTCAGGGACGCCGGGAAGCACCTTGGCATCACTCCGTTCGCAGCGGTGGGACCAATCGCACCGGATCTGCTGTCGATTCATTCGGTGACCGCCAAAACGGAGGCACTGCTCGGCTGCATGCGGCGCTCGGGGACCGCTTCCGTGGCCACTGTGGACGATTTCGAAACGGACATCCTTTTCCACGAAGCAGTTGAGAACTTCACGGCCTCGGACTTCCGCCATCGCAGCCTCTGGGCTCTCCTCCGCGACGATGGCGAGCTGGCCGAAACGCTTCGGGCTTATTTCGAGGTGTCGCTGGATGTGGCCGAATGCGCCCAGCGGATGAAGCTGCACAAGAACACCGTCTACTACAGGATCAGCAAGGTCAGCCGGGTTACCGGTCTGAATTTCAGCGATCCCCGCCATTCATTGGTCGCCCTCCTTCACATTCAGGAGTGGGCCGGCACGCATAAGGAGCATCTGGGCAAGAAATGA